The DNA window CACGAACTCTGCCACCTCCACCAACGCGACCACACCGATGCGTTCTGGAACGAGGTCGACAAGATCCTCCCTGACTACCATGAGCGGAAGGAGTGGCTGCGGAAGCATGGGGCGGGATTGGATGTCTGAGACGCGAGAGACACCAAGTTCTACACGAATAAGAATCGGAGGCTGCAATGGTTACCGAACCAACTGTGCTCATTCTGGGTGCTGGGGCGAGCAAACCTTATCGCTTCCCTCTGGGAGCCGAACTGCGTGACGAAGTCCTGCGGGTAAAATGGCAGGAAGAACAGTATGACGAACTCAAGCACATTGGTATTGATCCCGACCACTACGGAATGTTCGAACACGTATTGCGGCGATCGGGGGCAGCCTCAGTTGATGCTTTTCTTGAGGACGACGATCGTAGTGTGCAGGAAGGACGTTTCCTTGGCATTGGAAAGGCTGCGATGGCGTACTGTATGCTGCAAGCTGAACGAAAAACCAGGGAGCACCTATTTCCACCTAATCAACCAGCAGATCACTGGTACCAATCGCTATGGGGTATCATCAAAGCCCCAACTTGGGAAGAATACTGCGCTCAACCGCTCGCCATTGTGACATTCAACTACGATCGTTCACTGGAGTTCTACTTGAGCGAAGTGATCAACTTCGAGTACTCCATGCATCCTGTGTTTGACCAGTCTGAAATCCCGATCATGCATGTACATGGAAGCTTAGGGCCCTTCTCGAGCGAGACCTATGGATCAGGCGTGAGTCCAGATCTGATCGACGCTGCCGTCAACAGCATTCGAGTCGTTCATGAGGCGCATATCGAGGACTCCGAATTCCAACATGTACGAACCATGATCACCAGTGCGACTAAGGTGCTATTCGTAGGATTCGGGTACGCAGACGCGAACATGAAGAAACTTGGAATCCCCGAGGGTCTGCATAGACAAAAATGGGGAGATAATCCCCAGATCCTCGGAACACATAAAGGGATCAATGCACCCCGGTGGCGACGGCTTTGTGATCAGCTACGTTTCAGCCCAGGAGCTGATAAAACGGGTGGCGGGAAGATTTCAGCTTTTATCGAGGACCGGTTGCATTGATGCATCGGATGCGCAGTGAGAAACCACGCAACCACAGAGCCCCAGAGACGGATGTGAACAATTCGGCGAGTCACCTTGGATCTGTCCAACCTGGTTGAAACAGACTAACCTGATCAGATAGGACGGCAATTGGCATCCTAATCCATGAGAGTGAACAACAACGGCCTGCACCGGAGAACGATGCAGGCCGCACAAACCGTCCCGTAAACGTACCGCAGTTCCAGCGAATATGTTGTAGGACAACGACTTAGTCGGGGTGGCCGGATTTGAACCGACGACCTCCTGCTCCCAAAGCAGGCGCGATACCGGGCTACGCTACACCCCGAATCTTCTAATATAGCTGGAAAAATGTGGGGGAGCAAGGTTGTGTGGTGTTGGATGGAGAAGGGATGGCTGATGGGGTGGGGACTCAGTGAATGTATCGAGTATGGGAGCGGCCTTGGGGGCGTTGACGGGGGCTGTGCGCCTGATGTATCTTGTCAGGTGTGCGCTGGCTGTGCCGAGGATCGTTGCGCGGATTATTCTTTCATTTGCTCCAGGGTTGTATGCGTTTGTTGTTGTGCATGCTCGTGCTTGTGCTGGCGGTACCGGGGTGGTCGCTGGCACGGCAGTTTCATGTTGATCCGATCCATGGGAGTATGCAGAATGATGGGTCGGCTTCGGCGCCGTG is part of the bacterium genome and encodes:
- a CDS encoding SIR2 family protein, whose protein sequence is MVTEPTVLILGAGASKPYRFPLGAELRDEVLRVKWQEEQYDELKHIGIDPDHYGMFEHVLRRSGAASVDAFLEDDDRSVQEGRFLGIGKAAMAYCMLQAERKTREHLFPPNQPADHWYQSLWGIIKAPTWEEYCAQPLAIVTFNYDRSLEFYLSEVINFEYSMHPVFDQSEIPIMHVHGSLGPFSSETYGSGVSPDLIDAAVNSIRVVHEAHIEDSEFQHVRTMITSATKVLFVGFGYADANMKKLGIPEGLHRQKWGDNPQILGTHKGINAPRWRRLCDQLRFSPGADKTGGGKISAFIEDRLH